In one Staphylococcus lutrae genomic region, the following are encoded:
- a CDS encoding ribosomal-processing cysteine protease Prp, with protein MINVNVQLNDDGHITELIMEGHAEFGEHGQDLVCAGASAVLFGSVNAIIGLTSERPDIDYSDDGGYFHLRIVDTKNEQAQLILQSLLISLQTIEEEYNEYIKLNLK; from the coding sequence ATGATTAATGTTAATGTTCAATTAAATGATGACGGTCATATAACAGAGCTCATTATGGAAGGACATGCGGAATTTGGCGAACATGGCCAAGATCTTGTTTGTGCGGGCGCATCAGCGGTGTTGTTCGGTAGTGTCAACGCAATCATTGGTCTGACATCCGAAAGACCTGACATTGATTACTCTGATGATGGAGGCTATTTTCATTTGAGAATTGTTGATACAAAAAATGAACAAGCGCAATTAATACTCCAATCACTACTTATTTCTTTACAAACAATTGAAGAAGAATATAATGAGTACATTAAATTAAATCTGAAGTGA
- a CDS encoding DUF4930 family protein encodes MRIIKSLIKLLIILILLIALVLASIMFVPNLKNQPWNPVREETYQVTDDEGYVVPLNGRNYIQTENDIFRNIPKSQMRNVFTWIDKYEFMQVNGLTRMGYDNEYLIAERDTQFILYRFGDDTMRVYTTEHDLYADLHQLGHPIEMRPLIDYQ; translated from the coding sequence ATGCGGATAATAAAAAGTCTCATTAAATTATTAATTATTTTAATTTTACTCATCGCCCTCGTTTTAGCAAGTATAATGTTTGTACCAAATTTAAAAAATCAACCATGGAATCCCGTCAGAGAGGAAACGTACCAAGTGACGGATGATGAGGGATATGTCGTACCACTCAATGGTCGAAATTATATTCAAACCGAAAATGATATTTTTAGAAATATTCCAAAAAGCCAAATGAGAAATGTGTTTACTTGGATTGATAAATACGAATTTATGCAAGTGAATGGATTGACAAGGATGGGGTATGACAACGAATATTTAATTGCAGAACGGGATACACAATTCATTTTATACCGTTTTGGGGATGATACAATGAGAGTCTATACGACTGAGCATGATTTATATGCGGATTTGCATCAACTGGGACATCCTATAGAAATGAGGCCGCTGATTGATTATCAATAG
- the ruvA gene encoding Holliday junction branch migration protein RuvA: MYAYITGQLMALYPTHVVVENTSGVAYEIQTPNSYRFQKYLELPVKIYTALIVREDAQLLYGFINQEEKDMFLSLIKVTGIGPKSALAILAASTPNEVKRAIENENDAYLTQFPGIGKKTARQIVLDLKGKVIVTEEVTDGLLEVTQHETSDFALKEALLALEALGYSKRELNKVEKTMQQHHFEEVDEAVKFALKQLIS, encoded by the coding sequence ATGTATGCATATATCACTGGCCAATTAATGGCCTTATACCCAACGCATGTCGTCGTTGAAAATACTTCAGGCGTCGCTTACGAGATTCAAACGCCGAACTCATATCGATTTCAAAAGTATCTAGAACTACCTGTCAAAATCTATACCGCATTAATTGTTCGTGAGGATGCGCAGCTATTGTACGGTTTTATCAATCAGGAAGAAAAAGATATGTTTTTGAGTTTAATTAAAGTAACAGGAATCGGACCTAAATCTGCATTGGCGATTTTAGCTGCGAGTACCCCAAATGAAGTCAAACGTGCAATCGAAAATGAGAATGATGCGTATTTAACACAATTTCCAGGGATAGGTAAAAAAACAGCGCGTCAAATTGTATTAGATTTGAAAGGAAAAGTCATTGTCACTGAAGAAGTGACAGACGGACTATTAGAGGTGACCCAACATGAGACGTCTGACTTTGCTTTAAAAGAAGCGTTACTTGCATTAGAAGCTTTAGGGTATTCAAAACGAGAACTGAATAAAGTTGAAAAAACAATGCAACAACATCATTTTGAAGAAGTTGATGAAGCGGTTAAATTTGCATTGAAACAATTGATTTCATAG
- the mreC gene encoding rod shape-determining protein MreC, translating to MSNFFKNNKLVVLFCALILFIALIGLSIRSNSQSVPEQYVSDTTSFGQRVFAYPIHFVAGSITDIFHKRETPSNKEKQLEAENERLKSENKNLKKELDMSDISEYQAVTAAVIARQPDQWLNTVIIDKGKKSGIKENMAVMTADGLVGRVAKVNQFSSQVHLISTKGRTNRLSVNIQHDGDDVFGLIDHFDEETDQLIISDIDNNGDVKVGDKVVTSGLGDQLPKGLYIGEVKKVQKDQYGLSKQVAIQTGANLNHFDHVYIAKRDPKTIVSDEGDNS from the coding sequence TTGTCCAATTTTTTTAAAAACAACAAACTCGTTGTGTTGTTTTGCGCACTAATTTTATTTATCGCTTTAATTGGTTTGTCAATTCGTTCGAATTCGCAGTCCGTTCCCGAACAATACGTCAGTGACACCACTTCTTTTGGACAGAGAGTTTTCGCCTATCCTATCCATTTTGTTGCGGGTTCTATCACAGATATTTTTCATAAAAGAGAGACACCGTCGAACAAAGAGAAACAATTAGAAGCGGAAAATGAACGGCTTAAATCAGAAAACAAAAATCTCAAAAAAGAATTAGACATGAGTGATATTTCAGAATATCAAGCTGTCACAGCAGCTGTTATCGCACGACAACCAGATCAATGGTTAAATACAGTCATTATTGATAAAGGAAAGAAATCTGGTATTAAAGAAAACATGGCAGTGATGACTGCGGATGGGTTAGTGGGTCGTGTTGCGAAAGTGAATCAATTTTCATCACAAGTCCATTTAATTTCAACTAAAGGACGGACAAACCGTTTGTCAGTCAATATTCAACATGATGGAGATGATGTGTTTGGGTTAATCGACCATTTTGATGAAGAAACGGACCAATTAATTATTAGTGACATTGACAACAATGGAGATGTTAAAGTAGGGGACAAAGTCGTTACAAGTGGTCTTGGCGATCAATTGCCAAAAGGATTATACATTGGTGAAGTTAAAAAAGTGCAGAAGGATCAATACGGACTTTCGAAACAAGTTGCAATCCAGACCGGTGCAAATCTCAACCATTTTGATCATGTGTATATCGCAAAGCGTGATCCGAAAACAATTGTAAGCGATGAAGGTGACAATTCATAA
- the queA gene encoding tRNA preQ1(34) S-adenosylmethionine ribosyltransferase-isomerase QueA, producing the protein MNIEEFDYELPESLIAQTPLLQRDQSRLLYLNRTTGEMEDLRFTAISQFFQRGDTLVLNDTRVMPARLFGIKEETNAKVEMLLLTQIEGDDWEVLLKPAKRIKIGQSLSFGDGIIKATCIQELDQGGRVMRLSYDGILQERLDELGEMPLPPYIKTRLDEKERYQTVYAKASGSAAAPTAGLHFTDELLDEIRNKGVNIAFITLHVGLGTFRPVSVNNIDDHEMHSEYYQMTQATADVLNDTKAAGHRIISVGTTSTRTLETIVAQHGTFIETSGWTDIFIYPGFHFKAIDGLITNFHLPKSTLVMLVSAFSTRQYVLNAYRHAVDEKYRFFSFGDAMMII; encoded by the coding sequence TTGAATATAGAAGAATTTGATTATGAATTACCAGAATCGCTCATTGCACAAACCCCATTGTTACAACGAGATCAGAGTCGATTACTGTACCTCAATCGAACAACTGGAGAGATGGAAGATTTACGTTTTACAGCGATTTCGCAATTTTTCCAACGCGGCGATACACTGGTATTAAATGATACACGTGTCATGCCTGCGCGATTGTTTGGGATTAAGGAAGAAACGAATGCTAAAGTTGAGATGCTCCTGTTAACGCAAATTGAAGGGGATGATTGGGAAGTCCTTCTAAAGCCCGCAAAACGGATAAAAATTGGGCAATCATTGAGCTTTGGTGATGGTATCATTAAAGCGACATGCATTCAGGAGTTAGATCAAGGGGGACGTGTGATGCGTTTGTCATACGATGGGATTTTACAAGAAAGGCTCGATGAATTAGGTGAAATGCCACTACCTCCGTATATTAAAACACGATTAGATGAAAAAGAACGCTATCAAACGGTCTATGCGAAAGCGTCTGGTTCGGCTGCAGCACCAACGGCAGGGCTACATTTCACAGATGAATTATTGGATGAAATTCGTAACAAAGGTGTTAATATTGCCTTTATTACACTGCATGTCGGCTTAGGAACGTTTAGACCTGTCAGTGTAAATAATATTGATGACCACGAAATGCATAGCGAGTATTATCAAATGACACAAGCGACAGCCGATGTTTTGAATGATACGAAAGCAGCGGGGCATCGCATTATTTCTGTCGGCACGACTTCAACGCGTACACTTGAAACGATTGTCGCTCAACATGGCACATTTATCGAAACAAGCGGTTGGACTGATATTTTTATCTATCCTGGATTCCACTTTAAAGCGATAGACGGGTTAATTACGAACTTTCATTTACCAAAATCAACTTTAGTCATGCTCGTTTCAGCTTTTAGTACACGCCAGTACGTGTTGAATGCATATCGTCATGCGGTTGATGAAAAGTATCGATTTTTTAGTTTTGGCGATGCAATGATGATTATATAG
- the rplU gene encoding 50S ribosomal protein L21, producing MFAIIETGGKQIKVEEGQEIFVEKLNVNEGDTFTFDKVLFVSGDSVKVGAPTVEGATVTATVNKQGRGKKITVFTYRRRKDSKRKKGHRQPYTKLTIDKINA from the coding sequence ATGTTTGCTATTATTGAAACAGGTGGAAAACAAATCAAGGTTGAGGAAGGCCAAGAGATTTTCGTTGAGAAATTAAACGTTAACGAAGGTGATACATTCACTTTTGATAAAGTTTTATTTGTTTCTGGAGACAGCGTGAAAGTGGGAGCGCCTACAGTTGAAGGTGCAACTGTAACGGCTACTGTTAACAAACAAGGACGTGGTAAGAAAATCACTGTCTTTACTTATCGTCGTCGTAAAGATTCAAAACGTAAAAAAGGCCACCGTCAACCATACACAAAATTAACAATTGATAAAATTAATGCATAA
- a CDS encoding prepilin peptidase: MPFTLFVNEIIGGLLILYPFLFPLYIPIKSFYFISFILLAVSTVDIQHQMIQHRFLLLLLILMLTHHHTIYLDLPHFSLWMILFIIGCMPQQWIGVGDIKLFLVLTFFFPFPFLLIFFELLFPIGCIVLPMFYCLKWVKNHRIPLAPVILITFLFISSTYPKIIVIYGGVL, encoded by the coding sequence ATGCCATTCACATTATTCGTCAACGAAATAATCGGTGGACTGTTGATTTTATACCCATTTCTTTTTCCTCTCTACATTCCAATAAAGTCCTTTTACTTTATTTCATTCATTTTATTAGCTGTATCAACAGTCGATATTCAACATCAAATGATACAGCATCGTTTTCTCCTATTATTACTTATTTTGATGTTAACACACCATCATACAATTTATTTAGATTTGCCTCATTTCTCGTTATGGATGATTCTATTTATAATCGGATGTATGCCACAACAATGGATTGGCGTTGGAGATATTAAACTCTTCCTCGTTCTTACTTTTTTCTTTCCGTTCCCATTTCTGTTGATTTTTTTTGAGTTATTATTTCCGATAGGCTGTATTGTATTACCGATGTTTTATTGTCTTAAATGGGTGAAAAATCATCGTATTCCTTTAGCACCAGTAATTTTGATAACGTTTCTCTTTATATCATCAACCTATCCCAAAATCATTGTTATTTATGGAGGTGTATTATGA
- the obgE gene encoding GTPase ObgE, whose product MFVDQVKISLKAGDGGNGITAYRREKYVPFGGPAGGDGGRGASIVFEVDEGLRTLMDFRYQRHFKAKKGENGQSSNMHGKNAEDLVLKVPPGTIIKDVASEQTLADLVEHGQSAIVAKGGRGGRGNSRFATPKNPAPDFSENGEPGEEIEVTLELKLLADVGLVGFPSVGKSTLLSIVSKAKPKIGAYHFTTIQPNLGVVVTPDQRSFVMADLPGLIEGASEGVGLGHQFLRHVERTKVIVHVIDMSGMEGRDPYEDYQIINHELKAYAQRLEERPQIIVANKMDMPDADMQLQMFKEQLEDDVKIIPISSYTRENIDQLLYEIANTLDSVKDIDFSAQEETIGVNRVLYKHTPSQDKFTITRDDDGAYVVSGNAIERMFKMTDFNSEPAIRRFARQMRSMGIDDALRERGAVNGDIVRILGGEFEFVE is encoded by the coding sequence ATGTTTGTCGATCAAGTAAAAATATCATTAAAGGCCGGAGACGGTGGTAACGGTATTACTGCCTACCGTCGTGAAAAATATGTTCCGTTTGGTGGACCAGCCGGTGGTGATGGAGGGCGTGGTGCTTCAATCGTATTCGAAGTCGATGAAGGGTTACGAACATTAATGGATTTTAGATATCAACGCCATTTTAAAGCGAAAAAAGGTGAAAATGGTCAAAGTAGTAATATGCATGGAAAAAATGCAGAAGACTTAGTGTTAAAAGTACCACCGGGGACGATTATCAAAGATGTTGCATCAGAACAAACATTAGCGGATTTAGTCGAACACGGTCAAAGTGCGATTGTTGCAAAAGGTGGACGAGGTGGACGTGGGAATTCACGATTTGCAACACCAAAAAACCCAGCACCAGACTTTAGTGAAAATGGTGAACCGGGAGAAGAAATTGAAGTAACTTTAGAGTTAAAATTGTTAGCGGATGTCGGTTTAGTGGGTTTTCCAAGTGTCGGGAAATCTACGTTACTTTCCATCGTATCAAAAGCCAAACCTAAAATTGGGGCTTACCACTTCACAACAATTCAACCGAATCTTGGTGTTGTCGTAACGCCTGATCAACGCAGTTTTGTCATGGCAGACTTACCGGGCTTAATAGAAGGTGCATCAGAAGGTGTCGGTTTAGGACATCAATTTTTACGGCATGTGGAACGGACAAAAGTCATTGTGCATGTCATTGATATGAGTGGTATGGAAGGGAGAGATCCATACGAAGATTATCAAATTATAAATCACGAATTAAAAGCATATGCTCAGCGATTGGAAGAGCGCCCTCAAATTATTGTTGCAAATAAAATGGATATGCCAGATGCGGATATGCAATTACAGATGTTTAAAGAACAGTTGGAAGATGATGTTAAAATTATACCTATCTCTTCTTATACTAGAGAAAATATCGATCAGTTGTTATATGAAATTGCCAATACACTCGATTCCGTAAAAGATATTGACTTTTCAGCACAAGAAGAAACAATCGGTGTGAACCGAGTTTTATACAAACATACGCCATCTCAAGATAAGTTCACGATTACGCGCGATGATGACGGTGCTTACGTTGTGAGTGGTAATGCAATTGAACGTATGTTTAAAATGACAGACTTCAACAGCGAGCCAGCAATTCGTCGTTTTGCAAGACAAATGCGTTCGATGGGCATTGATGATGCATTAAGAGAACGTGGTGCAGTAAACGGCGATATTGTACGAATTCTTGGTGGAGAGTTTGAATTTGTCGAATAG
- a CDS encoding ACT domain-containing protein codes for MEHQFYLIREDVLPYVVKRVLLVKDALKADQSLTIQEAVDMYDCSRSAFYKYRDTIFPLDAIQSHTEIFTIILFVTDKVGILAQILEKLSELNLSVLTIHQSVPTDQKASITLSLDGSHAKCGPYEIINMLRQMENVYNVDIIGMNM; via the coding sequence ATGGAGCATCAATTTTATTTAATTCGTGAAGATGTATTACCCTATGTTGTAAAGCGTGTGCTATTAGTGAAGGATGCCTTAAAAGCAGATCAGTCGTTAACCATTCAAGAAGCTGTCGATATGTATGATTGTTCAAGAAGCGCATTTTACAAGTATAGAGATACGATTTTCCCACTTGACGCCATTCAGAGCCACACTGAGATTTTTACTATTATTTTGTTTGTTACGGATAAAGTAGGGATATTAGCACAAATCCTTGAAAAACTATCTGAACTGAATTTATCTGTATTGACGATTCATCAAAGTGTTCCTACAGATCAAAAAGCTTCGATCACGTTATCATTAGATGGCAGTCATGCCAAGTGTGGACCATACGAAATCATCAATATGTTGCGTCAAATGGAAAATGTCTATAATGTAGATATTATTGGAATGAACATGTAA
- the mreD gene encoding rod shape-determining protein MreD, translating into MKSIYYILVAILLFYLDTVLTFLSPIMIGPQRLILVPHLVFLYLMLIAVYKNTSIALILGILLGTMQDLFFGQIYGVYLFGYIVFVLLADKFLKVFFRDHIMVYAMLILGVVLLEIFVVLIYLLLGLIDVSILHFIIFRILPTAVLNALLLVFLYFLGNKFINQTRPIDTK; encoded by the coding sequence ATGAAATCAATATATTACATTTTAGTTGCCATCCTGTTGTTTTATTTAGATACTGTACTCACATTTTTGTCTCCCATCATGATTGGTCCCCAACGCTTAATTTTAGTTCCACATCTTGTGTTTCTATATTTAATGTTGATTGCTGTATATAAAAACACGAGCATTGCTTTAATTTTAGGGATTTTGTTAGGAACAATGCAGGATTTATTTTTCGGACAAATTTATGGCGTGTATTTATTTGGCTACATTGTTTTTGTTCTATTAGCCGATAAATTTTTAAAAGTTTTTTTTCGCGATCACATAATGGTTTATGCAATGCTCATATTAGGTGTTGTGTTACTTGAAATTTTCGTGGTATTGATCTATTTGTTACTTGGACTTATCGATGTGAGCATATTGCATTTCATCATATTTCGTATATTGCCAACCGCAGTTCTCAATGCACTATTACTTGTGTTTTTATATTTTCTGGGGAACAAATTCATAAATCAAACACGTCCTATTGACACGAAGTAA
- the radC gene encoding RadC family protein translates to MTRIQDLSTDEKPKERLVQFGSQALSNTELLAIIINSGSKGQSSIQIASQILSHCRTLTQLRHLSLVELEKFVGIGRNKAITILAVFELSRRLTEDKQQFLSEPIHSPEQIAERFYTQFKGTNQEHFILLILNTKNQIVHEETLFIGTLNSAIIHPREIFKTALKWSAHAIIVVHNHPSGDSTPSKADIETTRRLMMCGEAMGIELLDHIVIGEDSFVSILSENEL, encoded by the coding sequence ATGACGCGCATACAAGATTTATCAACCGATGAAAAACCAAAAGAGCGACTTGTTCAATTTGGCAGTCAAGCACTTTCAAATACAGAGCTTCTCGCGATAATTATTAATAGTGGAAGTAAAGGGCAATCTAGTATCCAAATTGCATCCCAGATTTTGTCGCATTGTCGTACCTTAACACAACTTCGACATCTTTCTTTAGTAGAGTTAGAGAAATTTGTCGGCATTGGACGAAATAAAGCTATCACCATTTTAGCTGTTTTTGAATTGTCGCGCCGATTAACTGAGGACAAACAACAATTTTTATCTGAACCGATTCATTCACCTGAACAAATTGCAGAACGTTTCTATACACAGTTTAAAGGAACGAATCAAGAGCATTTTATCCTATTAATATTGAATACAAAAAATCAAATTGTTCATGAGGAAACGCTATTTATTGGGACATTAAATAGTGCCATTATTCATCCGAGAGAAATATTTAAAACAGCATTAAAGTGGTCAGCACATGCCATTATTGTTGTTCACAATCATCCTTCTGGTGATTCAACGCCATCTAAAGCAGATATTGAAACAACGCGGCGTTTAATGATGTGCGGTGAGGCGATGGGAATCGAATTGTTAGATCACATTGTTATCGGTGAAGATTCATTTGTTTCGATATTAAGTGAAAATGAGTTGTAG
- the ruvB gene encoding Holliday junction branch migration DNA helicase RuvB, which yields MDQDRMMDGHEQPNEHMFELSLRPERLRQYIGQSTIKSNLEVFIQAAKIREEPLDHVLLFGPPGLGKTTLSHIIANEMEVNLRTVSGPSIERPGDLAAILTGLQPGDVLFIDEIHRLSSVVEEVLYPAMEDFYLDIIVGKGEEARSIRIDLPPFTLVGATTRAGSLTSPLRDRFGVHLRLEYYTEQELTQIIIRTAEVLGTAIDAESANEIAKRSRGTPRIANRLLKRIRDFQQVNQDDMIYIETTKHALHLLQVDDEGLDYIDHKMMACIIEQYHGGPVGLDTIAVSIGEERVTIEDVYEPFLIQKGFLERTPRGRKATPYAYEHFKYARP from the coding sequence ATGGATCAAGATCGAATGATGGATGGACATGAGCAACCTAATGAACACATGTTTGAATTGTCTCTACGCCCTGAGCGGTTGAGACAATATATTGGCCAGTCTACAATTAAATCAAACTTGGAAGTCTTTATACAAGCCGCTAAAATTCGTGAAGAACCTCTTGATCATGTATTACTTTTCGGACCACCAGGATTAGGTAAAACGACCCTTTCCCATATCATTGCAAATGAAATGGAAGTCAATTTACGCACAGTTTCTGGACCTTCTATTGAAAGACCGGGCGATTTAGCAGCAATTTTAACCGGATTACAACCTGGGGATGTCCTTTTCATAGATGAGATTCATCGCTTGAGTAGTGTGGTAGAAGAAGTGCTGTATCCTGCTATGGAAGACTTTTACTTGGATATCATTGTCGGCAAAGGGGAGGAAGCGCGTAGTATTCGCATCGACCTTCCTCCATTTACATTAGTCGGGGCAACAACTCGTGCTGGAAGTTTGACGAGTCCGTTGAGAGATCGGTTTGGCGTCCACTTACGTTTAGAATATTATACCGAACAAGAATTGACACAAATTATTATTCGTACAGCGGAAGTGTTAGGTACAGCGATAGATGCAGAAAGTGCGAACGAGATAGCGAAGCGAAGTCGCGGGACACCAAGAATTGCGAATCGCTTATTAAAGCGAATCCGTGATTTTCAACAAGTCAATCAAGACGATATGATTTATATAGAAACAACGAAACATGCGTTACACTTATTGCAAGTTGACGATGAAGGTTTAGATTACATTGATCATAAAATGATGGCTTGTATTATTGAACAATATCATGGTGGTCCTGTAGGTTTAGATACAATTGCTGTGTCGATCGGTGAGGAACGCGTTACAATTGAAGATGTTTATGAGCCATTCCTCATTCAAAAAGGATTTTTAGAACGTACACCAAGAGGTCGTAAAGCGACACCTTATGCGTATGAACATTTTAAATATGCGAGACCATAA
- the rpmA gene encoding 50S ribosomal protein L27 encodes MLKLNLQFFASKKGVSSTKNGRDSESKRLGAKRADGQFVTGGSILFRQRGTKIYPGENVGRGGDDTLFAKIDGVVKFERKGRDKKQVSVYAVAE; translated from the coding sequence ATGCTAAAATTAAACTTACAATTTTTCGCATCGAAAAAAGGGGTAAGTTCTACTAAGAACGGTCGTGACTCTGAATCTAAACGTTTAGGTGCTAAGCGTGCGGATGGTCAATTCGTTACTGGTGGTTCAATCTTATTCCGTCAACGTGGAACTAAGATTTACCCAGGTGAAAACGTAGGTCGTGGTGGCGATGATACATTATTCGCTAAAATCGATGGCGTTGTTAAATTCGAACGTAAAGGTCGAGACAAAAAACAAGTTTCTGTCTACGCAGTTGCTGAATAA
- a CDS encoding bifunctional folylpolyglutamate synthase/dihydrofolate synthase, with translation MNYLDSLYWIHERTKFGIKPGVKRMEWMLEKLGNPQQNINAIHVGGTNGKGSTVVYLREALLKNDYEVGTFTSPYIETFNERISLNGLPITNDDIVTLVARVKPISEMMEAQTELGVATEFEIITTMMYLYFGEIHPVDFVIVEAGLGVKNDSTNVIQPLMSILTSIGLDHTDILGQTYLDIAKDKAAIIKPHTPIVYAIKNEEALKYFRDTAERLESKALEFDRDILIKSEDDEFTYRYKDYELENLILNMIGEHQKENAALAITALIELYEQGIIQLDFNKMIDGIEQAYWTGRIECVAQDPIIIIDGAHNKESVDALVDTIDRYYDIDTVDVLFAAIEGKPVHHMLEAFRNMANHIYVTDFDFPKALPKHMLYDEIEFEHKSMVDDYVNFIHQYQGEALLITGSLYFISEVKSKINFNS, from the coding sequence ATGAATTATCTGGATAGTTTATATTGGATTCATGAAAGAACAAAATTCGGCATTAAACCTGGCGTGAAACGCATGGAATGGATGTTAGAAAAACTGGGTAATCCTCAGCAGAACATCAATGCCATTCATGTTGGTGGGACAAATGGTAAAGGATCTACAGTTGTATATTTACGTGAAGCTTTATTGAAAAACGATTATGAAGTGGGTACTTTTACGTCTCCGTATATTGAAACTTTTAATGAACGAATTAGTTTGAACGGTTTACCAATTACAAACGATGACATTGTAACTTTAGTGGCGCGAGTAAAACCCATTAGTGAAATGATGGAAGCACAAACTGAATTAGGTGTGGCTACAGAATTTGAAATCATTACGACGATGATGTATTTGTATTTTGGTGAGATACATCCGGTTGATTTTGTCATAGTCGAGGCAGGTTTAGGTGTCAAAAATGATTCTACTAATGTTATCCAACCGCTTATGAGTATTTTGACAAGTATTGGCTTAGACCATACGGATATTCTTGGGCAAACTTATTTGGATATTGCCAAAGACAAGGCGGCGATTATCAAGCCCCATACACCTATTGTTTATGCAATTAAAAATGAAGAGGCACTTAAATATTTCCGAGATACAGCGGAACGCCTTGAATCAAAGGCTTTAGAATTTGATCGCGATATTCTAATTAAATCAGAAGATGACGAATTTACTTATCGATATAAAGATTATGAGTTAGAAAATCTTATATTAAATATGATTGGTGAACATCAAAAAGAAAATGCAGCTTTAGCCATTACAGCCTTAATTGAATTATACGAACAAGGCATCATCCAATTAGACTTTAATAAAATGATTGATGGTATTGAGCAAGCGTATTGGACTGGACGCATTGAGTGCGTTGCGCAAGACCCAATTATTATTATTGATGGTGCGCATAATAAAGAAAGTGTAGATGCACTTGTTGACACCATTGATAGGTATTATGATATTGACACAGTCGATGTGTTGTTTGCTGCAATTGAAGGCAAACCCGTTCATCATATGTTAGAAGCATTTCGAAATATGGCCAATCATATTTATGTTACAGACTTTGACTTTCCAAAAGCACTGCCAAAACACATGTTGTATGACGAAATCGAATTTGAACATAAATCGATGGTCGATGACTATGTGAACTTCATCCATCAATATCAAGGTGAAGCATTGCTTATTACAGGTAGCCTTTATTTTATCAGTGAAGTGAAATCAAAAATCAACTTTAATTCATAA